The region AATCTGGCGAGGAGTGTTAGACAGGTGATCGTCGCCACGGATGATGTGGGTAATGCCCATGTCAGCGTCATCAACAACGGTGGCAAAGTTATAGGTTGGGGTGCCATCAGATCGGAAGATGATAAAGTCATCAAGCTCGCGAGCGTTAAAGGTTACGTCACCGTGAACAGCATCGTGGACAATGACGTCGCCGCGGTCCAGAGGAACCTTAATGCGGATAGTATAAGGCTCGCCAGCATCAATGCGGCGTTGTGCCTCTGCAGGATCAATGTTTCTGCAGGTACGCTGATAGCCTTGGAAGGGGTCATGGCGCTCCTCAGCAGCTTTCTTATCTTCAGCAAGCTTCTCTGGTGTGCAGAAGCAAGGGTATGCCTTGCCCTCTGCCAGCAGTTTATTTGCTGCTTCACGATACAGGTCAAGGCGCTCGGTCTGGCTGTAAGGGCCACAATCGCCGCCCTTATCTGGACCCTCGTCCCAATCAAGACCAAGCCACTTCATAGCACGAAGAATAATCTGAGTGTTCTCTTCAGTTGAGCGCGTAGGATCTGTGTCATCAATGCGAAGAATAAACTTGCCACCATTTGCACGAGCAAAAGCCCAGTTATAGATAGCAGTGCGCGCACCTCCAATGTGTAGCTTACCTGTTGGGGATGGTGCAAAACGTACCCTTACCTGCTTCTCTGACAAAACTCCTCCTTGGCAGTTATTTTCTAGCGAGAAAATCTAGTTTATGCACTCTTTAGTATAAACGCTTGACCGTGCGTGACCGACAACGTTGTCTAGTCTTCAAACATATTGTGGTCTGCAAATTCTGCTTGAACGGTACGAATCATAAGGTCTACGTCTTCAAGTCCCAAGTGACGTTCCTTCTCGTCTGCTGCAAGTGTATGTCTACGACGTGCCCAGTTCTCAAGCGCGGCAGGGGAAGACTCGCGTGGAAGAGATCTAATTTCTGGGTCCAAACGACGGCAGATATCGCGGGAATCAATAACAATAATCTTGCCCGCTTTTCTGGCCTCTGCGTAGCCATCAATGTTGAACATGAACCAAGAATCCTCAAAGGCGGCGTTATGGGCCATAAAAGGAATCTTTTTCATAGTTGTCAGCAGGGCTTCTTGGGCTTTTTTATCGTCTCTAAATGATTTTTTGCCTTCAACATCTTTCCAGGTAATTTGGTGAATATCGGCAAGTGGAACGCCTTTTTCTTTGTATATCTCTGGGATACCAAAATAGGCAGTATGAGGCTCTACCGGAACGGTATTGCGACCAAGATTCCAGAACTCAAAGCCAACGTTAACAATGTATCCTAGTTCAGGAAAGCGCGATGTAGTTTCAATATCAATGCCTAAGACCGTGCCAGAAACGCTCTTCTCGACATACGCAATTTGCAAGTCATTAAGAAGCGGGCCTGCGGTTTTGTAGACAGCCTTAGGACGACGACGCTGCATTTTTGCTACAGCAGCTGCAAGGTCATCGTTAGAAAGACCGCGAGAAAGACCAACACCTCGATGGTTTCTGAGCCTCTCAACGCCGTAAGTGTCGCATAGTGAGCGCGTTCTATCAGCAAGCTGTTGAATGACAGAAAACTCTACAGGCTCTTGGCCCAGAGGTGCTTCCTTCCAGGCATCAAACAGCGTTTTAATAGCATCACAGTTTTTGTTGATCTCGCCGATGATGGACTGATCATCAACAAGAAGACCAGGTATGACAAACGCATTAGCGTGCTCAATAGCTTGATTGATATCCATACACTCTCGCTTTGGTGGGTGAGAATTAGTTCAACATATAAGTATCTACCCTGAAGCGCATATTCTTTACGTCATTTTCTAGAAAGTATGGGCGCCTCACTAAAAATGCGTGCTAGGCTGTTGAGTGCAACACAGTTTTATGAAAGGTTTTTAGTCATGTCGGATTTACATGAGTCACTTGCTCTTTCTGAGGAGCTTCTTGCT is a window of Lancefieldella parvula DSM 20469 DNA encoding:
- a CDS encoding DNA polymerase, coding for MDINQAIEHANAFVIPGLLVDDQSIIGEINKNCDAIKTLFDAWKEAPLGQEPVEFSVIQQLADRTRSLCDTYGVERLRNHRGVGLSRGLSNDDLAAAVAKMQRRRPKAVYKTAGPLLNDLQIAYVEKSVSGTVLGIDIETTSRFPELGYIVNVGFEFWNLGRNTVPVEPHTAYFGIPEIYKEKGVPLADIHQITWKDVEGKKSFRDDKKAQEALLTTMKKIPFMAHNAAFEDSWFMFNIDGYAEARKAGKIIVIDSRDICRRLDPEIRSLPRESSPAALENWARRRHTLAADEKERHLGLEDVDLMIRTVQAEFADHNMFED